The genomic window TTTAGGATCTGTGCCGACATAAAAAACAAAGCTGCCGGGCTCGAGCCCGAGGAATTGACGCGCTCCGACAAAATAGGCTAACCCCATTTTCTCACGGATCCGGATAAAGAACCGGGAAGCTAGGTCAGAGCTTGCCTCTTCGATGACTTCGAGGGCATAACGATCCGGGGATTTGACATCTGTCCCGTTAAACCCGAAAAGAACGATGGCCTGAGCTTTATCGACCTTTTTACTGACATCACGCAGCTTATCAATAGGGGCGGAAGGAGGTATATTCCTCACAGTCCCCTTCCCGTTTGGCATGCCCTTGAGGGCGATTTCCATCTTTGATTTCACGACCGCCGGATCGATATCACCAAAGACTGCTATGACGAGGCCTTGGGAAAAAACGATGGATTGATAAAAGTCCTGGAGTTTTTTCCGGTCGATGACGGACACGGTCGCCTCGCTGCCATTAGCTTTCATCCCGTAAGGATGTGCCCCAAAGATATTTTGATTGAGCAAATTGCGCGCGATGACCATCGGTTGTTCCTGCTCGGCTTTAATCTCCGCAAGTTGCGCGGACTTTTCGCGTTTAAGCGCATCCTCAGGAAATGCGGGATGCATCAAAACATCAGCAAAAATATCCAGGCCGAGATCGAAATCGGGTTTTAAAACCTCCATACTCAAAGAAAAGGAGTTATTCCCGCTATCAGCCCCGATATCGCCGCCCACACTCTCGATTTCCCGTGCAATTTGCTCTGCTGACCTTTTTTGAGTGCCTTTCAGGATCATTTTCCCGAGCAACTTGCCTATCCCGTTATTTCCGGGAGTCTCTGAGAGTAACCCTCCGAGGGTAACCGCACGAAATGTCACAAAAGGCACCCTGGTATCACGGCACACTAAAAGTTTAATCCCGTTGGACAAGGTGAATGTTTCCACCTTAGAACGCTCTGACGTATCTGAAACAACCGCCTTTTTGGCCAATGACCCGATGGGATTAAGGGAGGTAACTGTCAGATTATTTTTATTCAGATAAGTTTTTGCGACCCGGACGATGTCCTGAGCCGTGACTTTCTGGACGTCTTCCAAATAACCCGTCGTAAAATCCAAATCCTTTGTCGAAAAGTAATTACTGCCGAGTTCCGCCGCTATACCCTCGACAGTACGCCTCCCGCCCAAAGCCCCACTGACAAAAGCCTTTTTTGCTTTGGCGAGCTCTTCGTCGGTCACAGGGTGGACCTTTAAATCATCAATCATGGATAGGACAGCAGTCTGAGCAGCCGCCCGCTTGTCGGGTTCACAAACCATTGCCACCCCGAAAAGGCCGGGATGCCCCGGTGTGTAAGCAAAAGCACTGATGGATTTAACCAGCTCTTTTTTCTCACGGATCTCCTGGTATAATCGTGAACTACGCCCTTGCCCGAGAATCAAGGATAGGACATCCAGCGCCGGCACATCAGGATTTGTGAGATCAGGGATATGATAAACCATACTCAAACGAGTCAGCTGGACATTCGTCTCTTGGTTGACTTCGCGCATACTCAGCTGCACTGGCTCAGCCTCGATGGGTAGCGGCGGCAGCGGCCCCCGCTTCCAGCTGGAGGCTAGCTCCCGGACCTTTTCCTCGACCTCACGGCTGTCCACATCCCCCACAATGACAAAGGTGATATTTTGGGGGATATACATTTTTTTGTAATACTCCATGACATCATTCCGTGTCAGCTGGTTATACACGTCAATATGCCCGATCACGGGAAACTTATAAGGATGCCGGGTATAGGCCTGTTCAAACATCAGGACCATGGCCATCCGGTCAGGGTTATCGTATCCCATCGCGAACTCACGACGGATCACCTCTTGCTCCTTGGTATATTCGTCCGGGGGCAGGGTAGAGTTTTCCATCGCATCAAAAAGCACATCGGTCATCGTCACCCATGCCGCAGCCGGGCCGCTGATATAAAAGACCGTCCTGTCAAATGAAGTATAGGCATTTATCTGGCACCCCTGATCCTGGACTTCCTGGGCGATTTGGGAATTCGAGCGCTTAGTCGTCCCCTTAAAAAGCATGTGTTCAAGAATGTGTGACATCCCGGCCCCGAGCCATTTACCTTCGGTAATACTCCCGGCATTCACCCACATCTGGGCGGATACTACAGGGGCATTCTTGTCTTCCTTGATGATGACGGAGAGTCCATTCTCCAAGACAATCAAACGGGCTCCTAACGGCGGCACATTTATTTCAGACGACTTAGATTCATTTGACGACATACGCTGCGATCCCTCTGGTGAAGTTTTGTTAAAATAATAAAATATCACCACCGCGATGATGACGATAAGAAATAAAGTAAGAACCTTCCAAAAATACTTTGTCATGATTTTTCAAAACCCTCCGGTTAATCGGAGTGAACACCGGGGGCGGGCGATTTGTTTCGTTTTGTCTTGGGAGCTGCCTTTGACTTTGGCCTGAAAGGTGTGTCGAAAGCATCGGTAAAATCATAGCCCCCGTAGAAATCCTGGACTTTATCGGTGTCAGTTTTCCCTAAAATCCCCTTCTCTACCATATTAAAAACAATGTGCCCGAAATCATCACACTTAAGGATCCCCCAAAAACTCAGCACGGTCCGCGACATAGGCCCAAACTCATCCAAGGCGTAAGACCTGATACCGTCGAGGAGCTCAGGCCCCGTCACATGACGGTTAGGATCCTTGTTATCTTTTTTATGGGTCTTTAAGGTGAAATCCAGTGCCTCTCGGACAAATTCATAAGCTTCCTCACTGTACCGCGTATCCTCGGTAAGGATAATCTCTAATGCTTCACTGAAACTAATTTTCTTCATACTTTGCGGTTTCCGAGATAGTTTGCTGGTCTAGGTGTTCAGTTCCGTGCCGTGAATTCCGCCAAATCATCACTAATCCTCCGAGAATCCCGGCTGATATGATGACAGCGATGAGTAATTGCTCTTGTTTAGTCAGTGAAAACATTACCACCTTTCTTGACAAGTGTGATTATCAATAATTTAAACCTGCGTCAGAGATTCTGCAAACTTTTCCTTACTCACCAAAGGCTCCAGACAGGCAAATTGTTCACACACATAAGCAACCGCTTTACCTTCGAAAAACTCCTTATCACCCAGCAATGGTAAACGGCTCTTATCCGCCGATGTCTTTGCGGCGACCACGGCAAACGGGGCGAATTTCCCCTTCAGCACATCTTCAAATCCAGCGATGCCTTCCCTTGTCCCGACAAGGGCGATCTCACGTGGTTTTGATGCGAAAAACTCGGCGGCACAAAGCCAATTACCAAAAAATGTGGGTGAACGGGAAACCAACTCCCGGACAAGCTTGAGTGAACGGTCGGCTGAAAAACCCAAATGGGGATCACCCGCAAGGAGCGCGAGCTTTTGATAAACCACCGCTACCACACTATTCCCACAAGGAGTGGCATTGTCGTCGAGTTCCTTTGGCCTCTGGATCAATGTTTCATGATCCTCTGAAGTGAAGAAATACCCCCCCTTTTCCTTGTCAGCAAATTGTTCATCGGTCACCCGCGCAAATTTCACGGCCTCCACGATCCATTCTTCCTCAAATGTCGCCTGATAGAGCTCCACCAGACCGTCCATGACCAGAGCGTAATCTTCGAGATATCCGTTCAATGTGGCCCGTCCGTCTTTAAAGTTACGATGGAGCCGGTTATTCCCGTGCCGCGAATGTTTTAAGAGGAATTCCGCATTGGCCTTCGCAGCCGCAGTAAATTTATTTTCCCCGAGCAAACGCCCGGCCATGGCGAAACTCGCCATCATCATGCCATTCCATGCCGTGAGGATTTTCTCATCACGTCCGGGTTTCACCCGTTTTTCCCGGACAGTAAAAAGTTTACTACGCCATTGCAGCACCTTTGCCGCAAATCGCACCGGATCGAGGCCTTTGTCCGCAGCAAATTGCGCAGGCAATTTGTGTAGGTTCGGGATATTTGAGTGTTCCCAGTTACCATGATCCGTGATGTCAAAATATTCAGAAGCCAAAGGGGCATCATCCGGCCCGATCACCTTATCGAATTCTTCTTTGCTCCACACAAAAAACTTCCCCTCTACCCCCTCACTATCGGCGTCCTGTGTCGAGTAAAAGGCTCCTTCGGGTGAAGTCATCTCCCTGAGCACATAGTCGAGGATATCCACACAAATTGCGCGGTAGGACCCGTTTCCGGTGAGCATCCAAGCCTCAAGGTATAAACGGCTCAAGAGCGCATTATCATAAAGCATCTTCTCGAAATGGGGCACGAGCCACTCTGCATCGGTGGAGTAACGGCAGAACCCCCCGCCGACTTGGTCGTACATCCCGCCCATGGCCATCTTGTCCAATGACAATCCGAGGTGATGCCGGGCGGTCTCATCACCCGTCCGGTGGATATACCGGCAGAGGTACATTAACGTCATGGCTTGAGGGAATTTCGGGGCATTCCCGAAGCCTCCATGGTACGGATCGATTTGTTTGACGATTTGCTGGGCGATATGATCGAGGACCGGGCGGGTAAATACCTGTTGAGAGGGTTCCGCTTTCAAAAACTGGCCCATCTCTTCAATAAGCCCTTTGCCTTGATTAACCAAATCCCCCTTTTTATCACGATAAGCAGCGGCGACAGATTCAAGCACTTGGCCAAATCCCGGACGCCCGTAACGGCTCTCTGGGGGGAAATATGTCCCCCCGTAAAAAGGGATCCCTTGCGGTGTCAGGAAAGCGTTTAATGGCCAGCCTCCTTGTCCGGTCATGTGCTGGACGGCTTGCATATAGATGTGGTCAAGGTCGGGGCGTTCCTCCCGATCCACTTTGATATTCACAAAAAGCTTATTCATCACCGCAGCAATTTGCTCGTTTTCAAAAGACTCATGCTCCATGACATGGCACCAGTGGCAGGCGGAGTAACCGATCGAAAGCAGGATCGGTTTATCTTCCGCCTTCGCCTTTTCAAGTGCCTCAGGTCCCCAAGCAAACCAATTCACCGGGTTATGGGCATGTTGTAAAAGATAAGGACTCGTCTCATGGACGAGTTTATTCGTAAAAGGATGTTCACTTCGATTCATAGATCCATCCAATCTCGCAAAAATAGCCATTTGCGCAAGTGAATCAATAGGACACCACCTGAAAAGACGCTAGTCGTATGACACCAAAAATAGATATCCCCCCA from Verrucomicrobiota bacterium includes these protein-coding regions:
- a CDS encoding pitrilysin family protein, whose amino-acid sequence is MSSNESKSSEINVPPLGARLIVLENGLSVIIKEDKNAPVVSAQMWVNAGSITEGKWLGAGMSHILEHMLFKGTTKRSNSQIAQEVQDQGCQINAYTSFDRTVFYISGPAAAWVTMTDVLFDAMENSTLPPDEYTKEQEVIRREFAMGYDNPDRMAMVLMFEQAYTRHPYKFPVIGHIDVYNQLTRNDVMEYYKKMYIPQNITFVIVGDVDSREVEEKVRELASSWKRGPLPPLPIEAEPVQLSMREVNQETNVQLTRLSMVYHIPDLTNPDVPALDVLSLILGQGRSSRLYQEIREKKELVKSISAFAYTPGHPGLFGVAMVCEPDKRAAAQTAVLSMIDDLKVHPVTDEELAKAKKAFVSGALGGRRTVEGIAAELGSNYFSTKDLDFTTGYLEDVQKVTAQDIVRVAKTYLNKNNLTVTSLNPIGSLAKKAVVSDTSERSKVETFTLSNGIKLLVCRDTRVPFVTFRAVTLGGLLSETPGNNGIGKLLGKMILKGTQKRSAEQIAREIESVGGDIGADSGNNSFSLSMEVLKPDFDLGLDIFADVLMHPAFPEDALKREKSAQLAEIKAEQEQPMVIARNLLNQNIFGAHPYGMKANGSEATVSVIDRKKLQDFYQSIVFSQGLVIAVFGDIDPAVVKSKMEIALKGMPNGKGTVRNIPPSAPIDKLRDVSKKVDKAQAIVLFGFNGTDVKSPDRYALEVIEEASSDLASRFFIRIREKMGLAYFVGARQFLGLEPGSFVFYVGTDPKKVDAVKKEMLAEIKNLALKGLTPEEFKRAKAKLIGAQQLGNQSASTLAYKTALNELYGLGTDFEGKYADKINSLTLEEVNAVAAKYLNTDHFVNVVVSP
- a CDS encoding thioredoxin domain-containing protein; this encodes MNRSEHPFTNKLVHETSPYLLQHAHNPVNWFAWGPEALEKAKAEDKPILLSIGYSACHWCHVMEHESFENEQIAAVMNKLFVNIKVDREERPDLDHIYMQAVQHMTGQGGWPLNAFLTPQGIPFYGGTYFPPESRYGRPGFGQVLESVAAAYRDKKGDLVNQGKGLIEEMGQFLKAEPSQQVFTRPVLDHIAQQIVKQIDPYHGGFGNAPKFPQAMTLMYLCRYIHRTGDETARHHLGLSLDKMAMGGMYDQVGGGFCRYSTDAEWLVPHFEKMLYDNALLSRLYLEAWMLTGNGSYRAICVDILDYVLREMTSPEGAFYSTQDADSEGVEGKFFVWSKEEFDKVIGPDDAPLASEYFDITDHGNWEHSNIPNLHKLPAQFAADKGLDPVRFAAKVLQWRSKLFTVREKRVKPGRDEKILTAWNGMMMASFAMAGRLLGENKFTAAAKANAEFLLKHSRHGNNRLHRNFKDGRATLNGYLEDYALVMDGLVELYQATFEEEWIVEAVKFARVTDEQFADKEKGGYFFTSEDHETLIQRPKELDDNATPCGNSVVAVVYQKLALLAGDPHLGFSADRSLKLVRELVSRSPTFFGNWLCAAEFFASKPREIALVGTREGIAGFEDVLKGKFAPFAVVAAKTSADKSRLPLLGDKEFFEGKAVAYVCEQFACLEPLVSKEKFAESLTQV